From the genome of Anoplopoma fimbria isolate UVic2021 breed Golden Eagle Sablefish chromosome 1, Afim_UVic_2022, whole genome shotgun sequence, one region includes:
- the spred3 gene encoding sprouty-related, EVH1 domain-containing protein 3: MTRDDSSGGWVPLGGGGLSHVVICKGRSHDGRGRREYIIRGERLRDRAPVLECAVQRGLVYNKVNPIFHHWRVEDRKFGLTFQSPADAISFEKGLQLVIDKLDRGSDSPSSSTPEEADTEDDGQASHTGSESSSNSRKEMLPKPITIVTSESSSTCFVRSEEFSFGSSHAVTTQTPAQIHSRPGQHQLSQMTAVLNPPAPPPPPPAPPTPPVGQAASSPLSPLSPTISLLEEGDLRSVDPCKDLWGSRGYEDYRRAGATRTMVGGLTGGVVVSGGGSLQDKSELCVVRFEKDLAGVGTAGCDVTVSLDSKASQRLSSSSPTCMSMPNAVSCSSSAAGSPQETCKGSPSPCCIHTSLATPRSRTRKRGGGASSGGVDPGAISPDDDSPCPQASSSCSSRCVYCRSVFSASENGRGRCRDAPDPALHCLRQWTCVWCAESLLYHCMSDSEGEFWEPCSCDDSLGGHPHPLCCARWLALLALSLFVPCMCCYLPLRACLRCGERCGCCGGKHKAVR; the protein is encoded by the exons ATGACACGTGATGACTCCAGTGGCGGTTGGGTGCCCCTTGGAGGTGGTGGCCTCAGTCATGTGGTGATATGTAAAGGCCGGAGTCATGACGGCAGGGGCCGGAGAGAATACATCATACGTGGAGAACGGCTGCGAGATCGagca CCGGTGTTGGAGTGCGCAGTGCAAAGGGGGTTAGTGTACAATAAGGTGAACCCCATCTTCCATCACTGGCGAGTAGAAGATCGAAAGTTTGGCCTTACGTTCCAGAGCCCTGCCGATGCCATCTCCTTTGAGAAAGGGCTGCAGCTCGTCATAGACAAGCTCGACAGAG GCTCTGACTCGCCCTCGTCCTCCACACCAGAAGAGGCCGACACTGAGGATGATGGACAAGCT TCTCATACAGGAAGTGAGTCGTCATCCAACAGCAGAAAGGAGATGCTGCCCAAACCCATCACCATAGTGACAAGCGAGTCGTCGTCTACCTGCTTTGTACGGTCGGAAGAATTTAGTTTCGGATCCAGCCATGCTGTCACAACTCAGACACCTGCTCAG ATCCACAGCAGGCCGGGACAGCACCAGCTCTCACAAATGACGGCTGTGTTGAATCCGCCAGCGCCCCCGCCCCCACCTCCTGCTCCACCTACTCCTCCTGTCGGTCAAGCGGCCTCATCTCCTCTGTCCCCCCTCTCACCCACCATCTCTCTGCTGGAGGAGGGGGACCTACGCAGTGTGGATCCTTGCAAGGACCTGTGGGGTTCTCGAGGTTATGAGGACTACCGACGGGCGGGGGCCACTAGGACTATGGTTGGGGGGCTGACCGGGGGTGTGGTTGTCAGTGGTGGAGGGAGTCTGCAGGACAAGTCAGAGCTGTGCGTGGTTCGCTTTGAGAAGGACCTGGCAGGAGTGGGGACGGCGGGCTGCGACGTGACGGTGAGCCTGGACAGTAAAGCTTCCCAGCGGCTGTCCTCGTCATCGCCCACCTGTATGTCCATGCCCAACGCAGTGTCATGCTCGTCCTCAGCTGCTGGCTCACCCCAGGAGACGTGCAAAGGATCGCCCTCTCCCTGCTGCATCCACACCTCACTGGCCACGCCCCGGTCACGGACtcgaaagagaggaggaggggccaGCAGCGGCGGGGTCGACCCGGGGGCAATCTCCCCGGACGACGACAGCCCGTGTCCTCAGGCTTCATCGTCATGCTCATCACGCTGTGTGTACTGCCGCTCTGTTTTCAGCGCTTCGGAGAACGGGCGGGGCCGCTGCAGAGATGCCCCAGACCCGGCCCTGCACTGCCTGCGCCAGTGGACCTGTGTGTGGTGTGCAGAGAGTCTGCTCTACCACTGCATGTCGGACTCCGAGGGAGAGTTCTGGGAGCCTTGCTCGTGTGATGACTCTTTGGGGGGCCACCCGCACCCCCTTTGCTGTGCCCGCTGGTTGGCCCTCCTGGCCCTGTCGCTCTTCGTGCCCTGCATGTGCTGCTACCTGCCTTTGCGCGCCTGCCTGCGGTGTGGGGAGAGGTGTGGCTGCTGTGGGGGAAAGCACAAGGCGGTCCGATGA
- the psmd8 gene encoding 26S proteasome non-ATPase regulatory subunit 8, which yields MALKETAGLYETLKTEWNKKNPNLNKCGELLTKLKVSLLELNFLPTSGSALTKQQLILARDVLEIGALWSILKKDIPSFERYMAQLKCYYFDYKDELPEAAYMHQLLGLNLLFLLSQNRVSEFHTELERLSARDIQANVYIRHPVSLEQYLMEGSYNKVFLAKGNIPAESYTFFIDILLDTIRDEIAGCIEKAYEQIQFSEATRVLFFSSPKKMTDYAKKRGWSLSPDGYYSFTTQQQRTEEVTIPSTELAQQVIEYARQLEMIV from the exons ATGGCGTTGAAAGAGACCGCAGGGCTGTATGAGACACTCAAAACGGAGTGGAACAAGAAAAACCCTAACCTGAATAAATGTGGAGAACTTTTGACCAAACTTAAG GTTTCATTACTGGAGCTGAACTTCTTACCTACCAGTGGGTCTGCGCTCACTAAGCAGCAGCTCATTTTAGCTC gtgatGTCCTTGAAATTGGAGCTTTGTGGAGTATCCTCAAGAAGGACATCCCATCCTTTGAGAGATACATGGCCCAGCTAAAATGTTACTACTTTGATTACAA GGATGAACTGCCTGAAGCTGCCTACATGCATCAGTTACTTGGACTGAACCTGCTCTTCCTGCTCTCACAGAACCGTGTGTCTGAGTTTCACACAGAACTTGAGAGACTGAGTGCACGAGATATTCAGGCCAACGTATACATCAGACACCCAGTGTCCCTAGAGCAG TACTTGATGGAAGGAAGCTACAACAAGGTATTTCTTGCCAAAGGCAACATCCCTGCTGAGAGCTACACCTTTTTTATAGATATTCTGCTCGACACAATTCG TGATGAGATCGCAGGATGCATAGAAAAGGCATATGAGCAGATCCAGTTCAGTGAGGCCACCCGTGTGCTTTTCTTCAGTTCCCCCAAAAAGATGACAGATTATGCCAAGAAG aGAGGATGGAGTTTGAGCCCAGATGGCTATTACTCTTTCACAACTCAGCAGCAGCGGACAGAAGAGGTGACCATCCCCTCTACAGAGCTGGCACAACAGGTCATCGAATATGCACGACAGCTGGAAATGATTGTGTAA
- the nup88 gene encoding nucleoporin 88 — MGCCSLASREEIKMAAFGTERWLSDLPNHSIFQKIRQKLDLEPNTNERGVAKNLTFCLGGDLFVWDDTDRVFYTTNLRHLNTDESPGSGNYQTLLCINPPLFELCQVLLSPTQHHVALVGLRGASVLELPQRWGKRSEFEGGRREINCKTIPVAERFFTSSPSVSLRQAAWYPSETDEPHLVLLTSDNTIRFYGMKSPQTPAKVLSVSQSEDDTSGHPQVRSYAASLGEIAVAFDFGPISSPLRQLAAQGSKEQLVYPLYILYENGETYVSYTSQAKGVSLTKPVGPLPMYPAAEDNYGYDACAILCLPCVPSILVIATETGTLYHCVVLESEEEEESGAVEKWIRGTDAVPALYVFECVELELTLKVATGEDEEPQEFDFTCPIRLHRDPLCQQRYHCTHEAGVHSVGLIWVNKLQNFLQSGEEDKDNLQELAAEKRCIVEHILCTRPLQSSQSAPVRGFVIVSDLSLGATMICITSTYECILLPLLSSIRPPSPPLLCTHPGPGSGSSPLRGLANDSFEQHIRNILARSSTNPLVLKAGDKDSSPPPPECLQLLSRATQVFREEYILKQDMAREEMQRRVKLLTGQKNKQLEELTLCREERKSLREAAERLADKYEDAKYRQETIMNGVKKVLGSLQSRLPILSNSEKDMKKELQTIVDQLKHLDNCIKQVNMKMDYQKTQVDKDVPSARTTVSLNAQQKKVVQDVLREQGQQIGDMMKQIKDIKNHFSF; from the coding sequence ATGGGCTGCTGTTCCTTGGCGAGCAGGGAGGAAATCAAGATGGCGGCTTTCGGCACAGAGCGCTGGCTGAGCGACCTACCAAACCACTCTATATTCCAGAAAATACGCCAGAAGTTGGATTTGGAACCCAACACAAATGAAAGAGGGGTCGCTAAGAACCTCACCTTTTGTTTAGGGGGGGATTTATTCGTGTGGGATGACACAGACCGCGTGTTTTACACCACCAACTTGCGGCATCTAAACACGGATGAGAGTCCCGGTAGCGGGAACTACCAAACCTTGCTGTGCATCAACCCTCCGCTCTTCGAGCTGTGCCAGGTGTTGCTCAGCCCGACCCAGCACCACGTCGCCCTGGTCGGGCTGCGGGGTGCCTCGGTGCTGGAGCTTCCTCAGCGGTGGGGCAAGAGGTCCGAGTTCGAGGGCGGACGGAGAGAAATCAACTGCAAAACCATCCCGGTGGCGGAGCGCTTCTTCACCAGCTCCCCGTCTGTGAGTCTGCGGCAGGCGGCTTGGTACCCCAGCGAGACCGATGAGCCCCATTTGGTGCTGCTCACATCCGACAACACCATCAGGTTTTACGGCATGAAGTCGCCCCAGACGCCGGCCAAAGTCCTGTCAGTGTCGCAGTCGGAAGATGACACCAGCGGCCATCCTCAGGTCCGCTCCTACGCAGCATCTTTAGGCGAGATAGCGGTGGCGTTTGACTTCGGGCCGATTTCCTCCCCACTTCGGCAGCTGGCTGCACAGGGCTCCAAAGAGCAGCTGGTGTACCCTCTGTACATCCTCTACGAAAACGGGGAGACCTATGTGAGCTACACCAGCCAGGCAAAGGGTGTGAGTCTAACCAAACCCGTTGGACCCCTCCCAATGTATCCTGCAGCAGAGGATAACTATGGGTATGATGCCTGTGCCATTCTCTGTCTGCCATGCGTACCCAGCATCCTGGTCATCGCCACAGAAACGGGCACGCTGTATCACTGTGTGGTGCTGGAGTccgaagaagaggaagagtccGGGGCAGTGGAAAAGTGGATCCGAGGCACAGACGCAGTGCCGGCTCTCTATGTGTTTGAGTGCGTTGAGCTGGAGCTCACCCTCAAAGTAGCCACAGGAGAGGACGAGGAACCTCAAGAGTTTGATTTCACCTGCCCGATCAGACTGCACAGAGACCCCCTTTGCCAGCAGAGGTATCACTGCACCCACGAAGCAGGAGTGCACAGTGTGGGGCTAATCTGGGTCAACAAGCTGCAGAACTTCCTCCAGTCCGGTGAGGAGGATAAGGACAATCTCCAGGAGCTGGCTGCTGAGAAGCGCTGTATTGTAGAGCACATTCTTTGTACCAGACCACTCCAATCTAGTCAGTCAGCTCCGGTTCGTGGCTTTGTGATTGTGTCCGACCTCTCCTTGGGCGCCACCATGATCTGCATCACCAGCACCTACGAGTGCATCCTGTTGCCCCTGCTGAGCTCCATtcgccctccctcccctcccctgctCTGTACGCATCCAGGTCCAGGCTCTGGTAGCTCCCCTCTGCGCGGGCTGGCCAACGACTCTTTTGAGCAGCACATCCGCAACATCCTGGCACGCAGCTCCACCAATCCTCTCGTACTGAAGGCTGGGGACAAGGACTCGTCGCCGCCACCTCCAGAGTGTCTGCAGCTCCTCAGCAGAGCCACACAGGTCTTCCGTGAGGAGTACATTCTCAAGCAGGACATGGCCCGGGAAGAGATGCAGAGAAGGGTTAAACTCCTGACAGGCCAGAAGAACAAGCAGCTGGAAGAGCTGACTCTgtgcagggaggagaggaagagtctGAGAGAGGCAGCTGAGAGGCTGGCTGACAAGTACGAAGATGCAAAGTATCGCCAGGAAACCATTATGAACGGGGTTAAAAAAGTGCTGGGCAGCCTGCAAAGCCGACTACCCATACTGTCAAACAGTGAAAAGGATATGAAGAAGGAGCTGCAGACCATTGTCGACCAACTGAAACACCTTGACAACTGCATcaaacaggtgaacatgaagaTGGATTACCAGAAGACACAAGTGGACAAGGATGTGCCTTCAGCCAGGACAACGGTCTCACTCAATGCCCAGCAGAAGAAGGTTGTTCAGGATGTCCTCAGGGAGCAGGGACAGCAAATTGGTGACATGATGAAACAGATCAAAGACATCAAAAACCATTTCAGTTTCTAA
- the ehd2b gene encoding EH domain-containing protein 2b has product MSRWGRKNVKKAPEVIRTVTEGLKSLYRKKLLPLEEYYGFHDFHSLSLEDADFDNKPMVLVVGQYSTGKTTFIKYLLEQDIPGSRVGPEPTTDCFTAIMHGEVEGVIPGNALIVDPNKPFRKLNPFGNTFLNRFQCAQMPNQVLESISIIDTPGILSGAKQRVSRGYDFPAVLRWFAERVDLIILLFDAHKLEISDEFSEAIGALKGNEDKLRVVLNKADMVGTQQLMRVYGALMWSLGKVFGTPEVLRVYIGSFWSEPLMVTDNRKLFELEEEDLFADIQNLPRNAALRKLNDLVKRARLVRVHAHIISYLKQEMPSVFRKDNKKKNLIYQLPVIFSKIQLQHNISAGDFPDCTKMQEQLMVHDFSKFKTLKPNLMTALDELLSADIAKLMPLLRQEELEAGEQLGVQGGAFIGTRAGPFGEGDPFAQENGEGCEEEEDWVVTKDKPKYDEIFYNLAPNEGKLSGNKAKDWMVSSRLPNSVLGRIWKLSDVDHDGMLDDEEFALASHLIEVKLEGHGLPPELPTRLIPPSKRRQKGSDA; this is encoded by the exons ATGTCACGCTGGGGGAGAAAGAATGTGAAGAAGGCGCCAGAGGTGATCCGCACTGTGACAGAAGGGCTCAAGTCCTTGTATCGTAAGAAGCTGCTGCCTCTGGAGGAATACTATGGTTTCCATGACTTCCATTCCCTCAGTCTGGAGGATGCAGACTTTGATAATAAGCCTATGGTGCTGGTGGTGGGACAGTACTCCACTGGAAAGACAACGTTCATCAA gtATCTGCTGGAGCAGGATATTCCTGGGAGCAGGGTGGGACCTGAACCCACCACTGACTGCTTCACTGCCATCATGCATGGGGAGGTAGAGGGAGTCATCCCCGGAAACGCCCTTATCGTAGACCCCAACAAGCCTTTCCGCAAACTCAACCCTTTTGGAAACACCTTTCTCAACAG GTTCCAGTGCGCCCAGATGCCCAACCAGGTCCTGGAGAGCATCAGCATTATTGACACACCGGGGATCCTGTCCGGTGCTAAGCAGAGAGTGAGCCGAG GCTATGACTTCCCAGCGGTGCTGCGCTGGTTTGCGGAGCGTGTGGACCTCATCATCCTGCTGTTCGATGCCCATAAACTGGAGATATCAGACGAGTTCTCCGAGGCCATCGGTGCCCTGAAGGGCAACGAGGACAAGCTGCGTGTGGTGCTCAACAAGGCAGACATGGTGGGCACCCAACAGCTGATGAGAGTGTACGGTGCACTCATGTGGTCCCTGGGGAAGGTGTTTGGCACCCCGGAGGTTCTGCGCGTCTACATTGGCTCCTTCTGGTCCGAGCCACTGATGGTTACCGACAACCGGAAGCTGTttgagctggaggaggaagatctCTTCGCTGACATCCAAAACCTTCCGCGCAATGCAGCTCTGCGCAAGCTCAATGACCTGGTCAAGAGGGCGCGTCTTGTTAGG GTCCATGCCCACATCATCAGCTATCTGAAGCAGGAGATGCCTTCTGTCTTCAGGAAGGACAATAAGAAGAAGAATCTGATCTACCAGCTGCCAGTGATTTTCTCTAAGATCCAGCTGCAGCACAACATTTCTGCTGGAGACTTCCCAGATTGTACCAAAATGCAG GAGCAACTGATGGTTCATGATTTTAGCAAGTTCAAAACCTTGAAGCCCAACCTGATGACGGCCTTGGATGAGCTGCTGTCAGCTGACATTGCCAAACTGATGCCCCTCCTGcggcaggaggagctggaagcAGGCGAGCAACTAGGTGTGCAGGGTGGAGCCTTCATAGGGACACGTGCCGGACCGTTCGGAGAGGGCGACCCCTTTGCGCAGGAGAACGGAGAGggatgtgaggaagaggaagattgGGTGGTGACCAAAGACAAGCCTAAATATGATGAAATCTTCTACAACCTCGCTCCCAATGAGGGCAAGCTGAGCGGCAACAAGGCTAAGGACTGGATGGTGAGCTCCCGCCTGCCCAACTCGGTGCTGGGCCGCATCTGGAAGTTGTCTGATGTGGACCACGATGGCATGCTCGATGATGAAGAATTTGCCCTGGCCAGCCACCTGATTGAGGTCAAGCTGGAGGGCCATGGTCTTCCCCCTGAGCTTCCCACGCGTCTGATCCCGCCCTCCAAACGCAGGCAGAAGGGCTCTGATGCATAG